The genomic stretch ACtatctagcttttatagtttacgagatctcagcgttcatacagacgggcagacagacatggctagatcgactcggctggtgatcctgatcaagaatatgtgtTTAttatcggaaacgcttccttctacctgttacatactttccaatgaatctagtatacccttttactctactagtaacgggtataaaaaccaaTAATAAGTTTAATATGATTGTGACTAAAAActaacttaaataaatattttcaaatgcCTTTCGGAAAATTTTCGCTAACAGGGAAATCAGAAAGGTAAAAAAAATTCCGGGATAGTTTTTCCGAAGTGAAATAACTGTGTACCTACAAGCCTTTTAATACCTATACAAGCTATATTTACGAAAAACTCATGTGGACTCCACAGGGGGTCGAGCTCAAACTCACTAACCACTAAGTTATGTAATCTTTAATTACATAAGGGGGAAGTACGAGCAAAAGAAGTTCATTAGAGCGACGAAGGAAATTAAATACTTCCAGCAAGTCATTTCGGGAGCTTGGGCTAGGTATAGCACTTCTAAGGAAATATTTCAAACTCAAAGTCCCCTACCCGCAAGGTCCCGCTCTAGTCCTATATTGATGTAAGGTCCAGAACAACATTTTCCtagtatataaaaaataaccGTGTTTTAAGAAAGCTTGTGTACAAACGTTAAAGCCAGATGCCATGATTACCCACCTTGATAATGCCGCGCTCCACGTCCAGCTTGATGGGCTCCTTGTGCGGCACCAGCTGGTTAAGCCACTCCTCGCGCGTAAGACATCCCTTCACTGTTCGCTGACCCTGCATAATTTGGTGCCGGTGCAACTTACCGCGTAGGCCGTCTCCGTGCTTGAAGTGGAAGCCCCGCAGCTGGAACTTGTCGCCAATTTTTCCCACCTGTAGGTAGTCCCCGTCGTCGCTGCTCTGCTCGCTGGGTGTGGAGCCCACGCTACCATCGATGCTTTCTTCGCAGCGCAGCTGCTGCTCCGCGTCCGGAAGGTACTTCTGTTTGCCAGTGCGCTCCAGGAAGAACTGCTGTGTCACCCGGGCCCGGTCACGCCTTACACAGTCCTCGCGATGCATAATCGCCTTCAGCCTCTCCGTTTCGGTGAGGGTCTTGGGAAAGACCTTGCGCTTTCGGACGACGGGCTTGAGCTCAACATGCTTGCGGAAGCTGCGTTCGATGGCGTCATCGATGACCGCCAAGTCGGCGCGCAGGTCGCCCTCGGCCACTGTCCGACCCTCGATTTCCTTGACGGACGCTTTCTGCTTTCGGCGCTCCTCAAGCTGCTCCTCCTCGCGATGCTTCTTCCGCAGATATATATCCTTGTAGCGAGCAGCTCGACGCCTGCGCTCCTCTTCGATCTTAAGCTGGTTGGCCGGCTTGTCCGGACTCCTATACAAGTGCACTAGACGTGGCGATCGGGGCGGCGACACCTCCTCAACGGGCGTGTCCTTTATCTTCGTGCTGTAGCGTTGCGGCACTGCCAGCCGCTCCGCCCTCAGCTCGTCCTCGACGTTCACCTTGGTGTTCTTCTTCGCCTTTCGCCTCGCCATATAGCGCTGAACGCGCCAGAAGGTCAGTGCGTTCTGCTGCTCGATCTCATCCTGCTCGTACGTGGTCTTGTAGTCCATGCCGTGAAAATCTAATCTCAGGGGATTCTGCAGATCGATCACTTCGCAGATGTGCGTATCGGAGGTCTCTGATCCTGTGCTGGCGCAGAGGTTTTCCCCGTGCTTGACTAACTTGCTGATCAGACTGAACTCCTGCTCCTTCGTCAGCGGAGTGTGGCGCAGCGCCACAGGATTGACCAGGCAGTGCGACTTCCGCGGATCCTGAGTGAGGTAAAATTTCTGGCGGGCGGGTGTCAGCTTGGCCAGCTGCTCGTAGTTTTTTGGGCAACGTCCAATGCGGGGCCGTGGTGCGCCGGCCACAAGACTGGCAGGGCACGGGCGTCTCCACTCCTCGCCTTTGAAATTGGGAGGACGCGACGAGCGCGCGTGCATCGAGTCAACCAGCTCCTCCGAATCGGGTTCGTCCTCGGAAACCGTTTGCGTCTGTTTTGTCTTAGGCACATTGTCGACCCGGAAATTCTGCACTGTACTGGTGGTGGAACAAACATTCTTGCGTATCTTAACCGTCTCGACGCCGTGTCTGAAGTGAGAGTTGCTCGAGCTGGCGAAGTCCCATCCTTTGCCACGGATTATGCTCTTACCGCATTCATCGCGCTTGTGCATCTCGGTGCGCTTGATGTTGGCGTCCGGAAACTCCAAGTTTTGGACCGTTAGTATGTTGTTAGAGTCGCGCTGCCCAAAGAAATCGATGTTCCGAAACTTTTCAATGGTTCTCTGTTCCCGTGTTTTTTTTGTCGGGTGCATTCTCTGTGGGCACTGACGCTTGCCTGTGCTTTTGACTTTCTCCCTGGCTCGATCAATACTCTCTGACATTTCGCTGGACAAGGCATAACCAATGGTTTCGttgttcattttatttttcgttCGAGCGTGAATTTTTAAAGTCCTCCCTACCGTCTCCTGCCTATGGAATCTAGCTTGCAAATCGGTGTTTGGCATCGACATTATCCAGTTTAAATGCTCGTCCAACATAAGGCTGTAATTATTTCAAAATCACAGGCTACTTTTTGCTCCATAAATAAAATGGAACAATGAAGTTTACCGCCCTACTTCCCATGTGGTACTAATTTTTATATCCGTCACTCGCCgaataaaatgttatattttctttGTCGGAAAATAGGTAACAGATAAAAGGAAGGGTTTCCGACCCTATGATGTATTGATACTCTTGACTAGGGTCATTAGCCGAACTAACCATGTCCGTTTGTCAgtctgtctgtcagtctgtccgtatATACGCTGAGATCCCGGAAACGGGAATAATAAGATCAACAAGGCTTATAATTAGGAAAGAGGCTATAcgttttattttcaaaatcacttaataatacatttgaaatgatttttatgTAAAACCTTTCAAATAGTCGTTGTATGAGTCTTAAAGATTAGCTTAGGTTAGGTTACGGCTTAGTGGCTACGGTGAGCCACCCACATGAGCCTATAGCAGGCTCTTTGTGGTGCCGCAAGCGCTCCGACCCTCCTCAGTGCCTAAAATAAGATCATAGCAGGATGATGTATGGCTTGTGAACGCGGATTGCCAGCCTGACCTTTGGAGAAATATAAGGATTATTGCTTAACTTGTCAAGACTTACTACCACTTGTTGAAAACCCTCAAGTATGACAGGAATTCAAAATAGGTAGATTTATTTTGGCATTTCTAACTAACGCCTCGCGGCTTGACCGAGatgtgtctacttcggttaggcacaaacattggtgacaaggctcatccagcttcacggGACTGATCACCCAAGTAGGGGATTATAgcttatccagcttcacaggatacacAGCTTCATCCACCTCCACCATCCACGCCTCAAGACTAACAGGATTAAAGGAGCAGGTAGAGAAATATCAGCAAGTATTTAAAGACAACATGGCGTCAGCAAGCGGCGCTCAAAGGTCATATCCGCCTTCTCAAAACACGACGACACCTGGCAACGAGTAATAACCAGGTAGCGAATCGCCAAAATATGGGATCAAATcctgtttttttattattagaaCAACACTACACTCTAGCTGTACTGTACATTCCAGTGTTAAGGAGTGTACTGCCGTTTATTGAGCgtcgcgcttgcatgctggagacgataaacGCACAACCTATAACATCGCTCCACAATCAGTCAGTCCACaatgaaacaaggaagaacgctatagtcgagtacctcgactatcagatacccattactcagctaaaatgaccaaaggaaaatggagatatgcagcaaagcgaggttgaaatgcgccacctaccggcggtagacagatttaagcgttgtgggcgttagagtgggcgtggcaaagttttttttggatcaaccgataggtattgacaagaccaatacatttcagttaaaattttttatctagcatgaatattgtgggcaccacaggcttgggcggtttgtgggcgttagagtgggcgtggcatattcgcgtgacaaacttgcgctgcgctcaagcctacggaatctaaatctgaattcccatttctctatctttgatattttccgagatatctgcgttcacatttacgattttttgaagtttgtgggcggtttgtgggcgttcaagtgggcgtggcaaactgttttttgggtcaatcgataggtattgatgagaacaatacatttcaatgaaaatttttattctagcatgaaaactgtaggagcctcagttttgggcggtttgtgggcgttagagtgggcgtggcactctgctgaaacaaacttgcgctgcgtaagaagctcaggaatctgcacgcctaatctcaatagcctagttcttatagtttccaagatctcagcgttcatccggacggacagacagacggacagacggacagacggacagacggacatggctagatcgactcggctagtgatcccgatcaagaatatatatactttatggggtcggaaacgcttccttctgcctgttacatactttccgacgaatctagtatacccttttactctacgagtaacgggtataaaaagttgcAAGATTTGTCACCAAGGACCACATCACTTTAGGAGTTTAGCCGGCGTCAAACTATTATTCCAGTAGGGGATTGCTTGcttacagctcataaggttgaaagcTGTGGATCTCTGGGCACTTAGAGAGTCTTCCAAAAAAGGCATCATTAAATGTTAGTCAAAGGACCGACAAGCAATTCAGTGTCCGGCACAGTAACCACTACAGGCTAAGACAACCCTAGAGGCTACGCCAAGGTATCATTACAGGGGTCAACCAGTCAACTTCAAAGATGTTGCGCTGTAACAGCATCCGGTTCACAGGTGCGTCAAGCCTCAAGGATGATTGCAGATCTGATATCTCTCAAAGAAACGTcgtcaccgattgaaatatctggaatctgAGGGTAAATAGCAACAGCAACTACTTCTATACTAAAGATCTTGTCATGTACATCAGATTTTGAAACAATagtagaggtatttattatttgtaatgTCATTACAAAGGTGgccttaatattcccgagagACGGCCGTTACCGGATCGTGACTTCCGGCAGCCTGGACCCATTGATCTAACCTTGGAGGCTGGTCTATATTCCTGTCCAATGACCGGCAAATTTCGTAGACTTGGACCTAATAAACCTCTTGCGCAAGGCACAAGGCTCGGTTATGTAGTCACAGGTTTTCTCAAGAAAGAAACCTCATGCGGGTCGGAAATCAAACATATTTCAGCAGAAGGCGTAGACGATCTTTCAGGAACTAACCCTGCTTGTGCCTGGTGGATGACAACCAATTTGATTAAGAAGGTAGCAAACGCCTGGATGAGATTGATGGATCGTAAATTAATAGACCCTGAAAATTCAGTAAACCAATCAATAACTATCGAAACGGACTTTTCAGTCTCCACTACAATGCCAATTTTGTCGCAAAAGGAAGCGCTCAGCGGCAAGACATTACCCCCCGCAGCTGAAGGAAGGATCCGCAATGGTCAGTTATTTGTTAGTTGCTTACTATAAATTTCGTTCAAGGGCTGATCGATATCacgccttaattgagggtacccctcaaggGGGAGAGAAAATGTTCGTAACCAAGGTTGCTTAAAATGATCAgaacccaacaaatcaagcagtagtcAAGTTGATCACAGTACCAGGCGCCCAGTTTTGCCGACTGCAGATGAAagttgctgatcagcatattatactTTTCTGTCAACGCATGACTCGAAGACTCAGTAACTCACCGTACGACTCGACGGTACACACACCCACCAAGCGATCAATACATTCTGCAGTGTCAGCAGAGCAAATTACACGgttaacaaacaaaaaattccCTGACCTTCTGTAGAATACAACCCATTTCACTCTTTCATTACACTAAACATCCGTGTATAAGCGTGTTGTATATAAGCATGCTTATAATAAGGATATAAGCATGTATTTgtttaagaataaatcagttattaaAGCAACTTATAACTTCgtggttctacttcctaccccCGGGAACAGAGCTCGTAATACTCTACACGATCttaactagcagctaaccttcattagctcaacctcagagatttggcatgcaccACCTTTAGCTTAAAAAATTTCAgatattgtaattatttagCCGAATTTAAAATCGTTTAGCTTTATTATATGCTtcttaagaggtgtttttgtttgacttATCAAGAGCTAAGGAATCTCAATATTTCCTAATGCCAAAAGAAATTTAACTTTTGAATTCCTGGCAAGCTCGAGGGTTTTTCACAAGTGGTTGTAAGTCTTGAACAgtttaatgcaataatccGGAGTCCAGGAACCTAAAACCATGTGGCGTTTTTTCGCTTACTTGAATGATACCACCGTAATTTAAATTGCCAAGCCTACAGACCAATCGAATTGGCCACGTAGGCAAATTTGACAGCGCCAACAAAAGAATAGAATGGAAAAAGCGCAAAAAGCCAATTCAAGGCTAACTTGGGTGACAGGAACAGCATGGAACACTTTTGCCAATTTTTAAAGGTATGGGAGGACAAATACTTTAGACGGCGGGAGTTACCCTGTTCGTGAAACGATGCCACTTATGGAATTAAACGAACTATTTTTGAAATTCAATCTCAGTAATATTGTCTTTGCCTTCAGCtcattgcctttgcctttgttttatatatattgtttttgcctttgcctttaGCTTCGAAAGATGGTATTGGCTGTCCTGGGAAGATAAAGAACCAATTGTAAACTAAACACAAGCTTCCCAAGCTTAAGCacaagcaaaaaataaattactgGACGACATCGAATCTATTGGCTTTAATTTAGTAAACTCATCAGTACCTACACATTTTTCAAACCACAGTGATACTCTACTTGACTTGTTTTTTGTAACTGACTgttactgtgtttatgctatgcctatttcatgaaatcaattcatgaaatgagcaaATTAAGTCCCAATGTACGAAATGCTGAGGCACAGCATACTTCACAGCCTACTTctctatagagctctatatcaaattcaaaaaatttgacagcttaactaatatcatttcatgaatttgtctgtgttgtataaacaggggCTATTACAATTTCATGAGTTggagaatgcatgaaattcatagcataaGCATAGTATGTGATAAAATTTCCATGTATACTCAACTTTCAATGCCAATGTTTTCAAAACACgatctaatttatttaatttataatattaatatagaCTTAACTGAAAACCATATAGTTTATAgggactttaaaaatattgactACGCCTTGCTAAGTACCGACTGTAATTTATGTGACTGGGACTTTATTTATGACTATACAAATATTAATTCTCAAATGACTGTCCTACaagataatataatatatcaGATCAGTACCATAAGTGACGAAAATGACCAAGCCACGTGCAAGTCCATGGTTTAAGTCAGCAATTAAAGTACTTATTGACAAACGGGATAAATGGAAGCGATACAAGACAAGCCGGCACGCAGCGCAATATAAAACTCGAAGGAAAAATGTTTTACAATAAATTAATCAAGAAAAACGCAAATATTTAGTTACCAGATTTAATATGGCAACATCGAGTCAGCAGAAATGGGCTgatattaaaaaactaaatcCAACACTACCCGATGTGATGCCAATCCTGATgaacttaacaaaaaaattttagactGCAAAGTACCTGACGTAACTAAAGATGACTATCTTGATCACCTACCTCGAAATACATATCAAAATTGTGATAATATAAATTGCGGCTGAGATAATATAACCTGTGATagtagttatacccgttactcgtagagtaaaagggtatactagattcgtcggaaagtatgtaacaggcagaaggaagcgtttccgaccccataaagtatatatattcttgatcgggatcactagccgagtcgatctagccatgtccgtctgtccgtctgtccgtctgtccgtctgtccgtctgtctgtccgtccggatgaacgctgagatcttggaaactataagaactaggctattgagattaggcgtgcagattcctgagcttcttacgcagcgcaagtttgtttcagcagagtgccacgcccactctaacgcccacaaaccgcccaaaactgaggctcctacagttttcatgctagaataaaaattttcattgaaatgtattgttctcatcaatacctatcgattgacccaaaaaacagtttgccacgcccacttgaacgcccacaaaccgcccacaaacttcaaaaaatcgtaaatgtgaacgcagatatctcggaaaatatcaaagatagagaaatgggaattcagatttagattccgtaggcttgagcgcagcgcaagtttgtcacgcgaatatgccacgcccactctaacgcccacaaaccgcccaagcctgtggtgcccacaatattcatgctagataaaaaattttaactgaaatgtattggtcttgtcaatacctatcggttgatccaaaaaaaactttgccacgcccactctaacgcccacaacgcttaaatctgtctaccgccggtaggtggcgcatttcaacctcgctttgctgcatatctccattttcctttggtcattttagctgagtaatgggtatctgatagtcgaggtactcgactatagcgttcttccttgttttagttTCGCGTGTGTAACTGAGTCCGATGTCCTTAAATCAATGTTACTAATTGAGTCAAATGCCACTGGAGTCGACGACATAAACCCAAAATTTATAAAGATTCTATTGCCAAAAATCTTATCATACataacttttatatataatactGACCTGACACAATCAATATTTCCCGACTCTTGGAAATTAGCTAGAATTATACCGAAATCTGCAAATGAATATAGGCTAATTTCAGTCCTACCATATTTGTCAAAAGTCTTCGAACGACTTATGGCTGGTCAGATGACAAACTATTTAACAAGTAACAATATTCTAACCGATCAGCAATCAGGGTTCCGTGTTGGCAGAAGCTGTACAACAGCTATAATTAAAATAGTTGAAGACATCAGGAAAAAAATGGATACTGACAACATAAAATTTTTGACTCTTTTAGATTATAGTAAAGCATTTGACGCGGTAAATCACGAAATTCTTTGTTttagcctagtactcacatcgacgaaaaccgcgagctaaccataggagtgagcgagagccaaacaggcggctaaaggttttcgtcgggtctgtttttcagcgcggtactcagatgagctaaggaaataccagaaaaaataccagattacgcgagtgaattttcgatgaacgccgttagccgcggcccaaagaataagaaatttaatctttggcggtgttcgtgcagaagcggtgggtaatttaaaaattaaaaatggaagaaaaacacccaaaacggctaaagaaggtcagtgcagatgaaaaaggacgcctaatccaagctgttgcccattgttgtgggacttgaccgacaggaagcaataccacaacggggcaaatccgctgaatagttgaagcgctggaggggatccactagagaatcccagtgggaaggaacatggaacatcgctcgatctccgacgagctttccattgaggactcctccttcaccagctacttggcagctggtgatggagtcgagaggaaataaggtcgcccgcaaagggacagctggaggagccattaccagccattattggccagctcggagctggactacagatggcgcgggaaagatggcgaagcatccgtgggacgagaaggaagccttaagcttctaatttacataaataaaaacattcgttgaaaatttcatttatttttattttaatttatttatgcaccagcagactcttcttttttaaattgctccaattgatttgttttccgtttgacaacaagcccagctgcgGCAAAAATCAATGGGCTAGGCTTAAACCcgaaaaaatgtaaatgtattGTTGTAggtaaagcctagtactcagatcggctaagagtttcattagtcgaaaaatcttattctttgtagtgtgaccgaagttttcaaagttcacccgcaatgcatgtagcatggtcttactgtcaagtaGTTGggtttgaaattgaaatttaacaaggagtctgctggtacacaaagaaattaaaataaaaacaaagaagaacgctatactcgagtacctcgactatcagatacccgtaactcagctaaagggaccaaagggaaatggagatatgctagcagcaaagGGAGATTAAAATGCTCCACCTACCGttggtagacagatttaagcgttatgggcgttagagtggtcgtggaaaatttttgtttggatcaaccgataggtattgacgagaccaatacatttcagttaaaattgtttatctggCATGAAAATTATGGGCGTCaaaggcttgggcggtttgtgggcttaagagtgggcgtggcatattcgcgaaacaaactttcgctgcgtacaaggctacggaatttaaatctgagatcccaattctctatctttgatagtttcccatttatccacgttcatatttacgattttttgaagtttgtaggcgttaaagtgggcgcggcaaacttttttgttaatcaatcgataggtattgatgagaacaacacatttcagctaaaatttttattctagcatcaaaactgtaggagccacagttttgggcggtttgaaggcgttagagtgggcggggcactctgctgaaacaaacttgcgctgcgtaagaagctcaggaatctgcacgccaaatctcaatagcctagctattatagtttccgagatctcagcgttcaaccggacagacggacatggctagatcgactcgggtagtgatcctgatctagaatatatatactttatggggtcggaaacgcttccttcttcctgttacatactttccgacgaatctagtatacccatttactctacgagtaacgggtataacaagaaaggaagttagcttcggcaagccgaagcttatatacccttgcagctataattattaaatttaaaaacacaaaaaatgatattcccaatagtataagataatatgtcaaaaaacaccgaagctataatttgtttcatattattttcctaccaattttccgatcgttcctatggcagctatatgatatagtcgtccgattttgataaaattaaattcgaaactcagaactaattaaaaaatgttatttccaagcgtaggaggttatatgttaaacaaggaagaacgctatagtcgagtacctcgactatcagatacccattactcagctaaaatgaccaaaggaaaatggagatatgcagcaaagcgaggttgaaatgcgccacctaccggcggtagacagatttaagcgttgtgggcgttagagtgggcgtggcaaagttttttttggatcaaccgataggtattgacaagaccaatacatttcagttaaaattttttatctagcatgaatattgtgggcaccacaggcttgggcggtttgtgggcgttagagtgggcgtggcatattcgcgtgacaaacttgcgctgcgctcaagcctacggaatctaaatctgaattcccatttctctatctttgatattttccgagatatctgcgttcacatttacgattttttgaagtttgtgggcggtttgtgggcgttcaagtgggcgtggcaaactgttttttggg from Drosophila subpulchrella strain 33 F10 #4 breed RU33 unplaced genomic scaffold, RU_Dsub_v1.1 Primary Assembly Seq435, whole genome shotgun sequence encodes the following:
- the LOC119562380 gene encoding uncharacterized protein LOC119562380, with product MLDEHLNWIMSMPNTDLQARFHRQETVGRTLKIHARTKNKMNNETIGYALSSEMSESIDRAREKVKSTGKRQCPQRMHPTKKTREQRTIEKFRNIDFFGQRDSNNILTVQNLEFPDANIKRTEMHKRDECGKSIIRGKGWDFASSSNSHFRHGVETVKIRKNVCSTTSTVQNFRVDNVPKTKQTQTVSEDEPDSEELVDSMHARSSRPPNFKGEEWRRPCPASLVAGAPRPRIGRCPKNYEQLAKLTPARQKFYLTQDPRKSHCLVNPVALRHTPLTKEQEFSLISKLVKHGENLCASTGSETSDTHICEVIDLQNPLRLDFHGMDYKTTYEQDEIEQQNALTFWRVQRYMARRKAKKNTKVNVEDELRAERLAVPQRYSTKIKDTPVEEVSPPRSPRLVHLYRSPDKPANQLKIEEERRRRAARYKDIYLRKKHREEEQLEERRKQKASVKEIEGRTVAEGDLRADLAVIDDAIERSFRKHVELKPVVRKRKVFPKTLTETERLKAIMHREDCVRRDRARVTQQFFLERTGKQKYLPDAEQQLRCEESIDGSVGSTPSEQSSDDGDYLQVGKIGDKFQLRGFHFKHGDGLRGKLHRHQIMQGQRTVKGCLTREEWLNQLVPHKEPIKLDVERGIIKENVVLDLTSI